A stretch of Lathyrus oleraceus cultivar Zhongwan6 chromosome 6, CAAS_Psat_ZW6_1.0, whole genome shotgun sequence DNA encodes these proteins:
- the LOC127095032 gene encoding putative homeobox-leucine zipper protein ATHB-51, whose amino-acid sequence MDWNGNTASFLPQHADSSLNFLSNYNQTSYQGMEVKQREWTETFPEMDRMTMNQEKKKRLTSEQMESLESSFQMEIKLDPHRKMKLSKELGLQPRQIAIWFQNRRARWKTKQLEHLYDSLKHQFEVVSKEKQQLQDEVMKLKGMLKEQGCCSGRVQGCYTEVSVEETETVESTSERKGKIHHEFNIGEGNCCFNLEDYNIHNSTVVPLLPYWPSVSYNYHP is encoded by the exons ATGGATTGGAATGGAAACACAGCAAGCTTTCTTCCTCAACATGCAGATTCTTCCTTGAACTTTCTCTCCAACTACAACCAAACCTCATATCAAG GAATGGAAGTGAAACAGCGAGAGTGGACAGAAACATTTCCGGAAATGGACAGAATGACGATGAACCAGGAAAAGAAAAAGAGATTAACTAGTGAACAGATGGAATCGCTTGAGAGTAGTTTTCAGATGGAGATAAAACTAGACCCTCACAGGAAGATGAAGCTTTCGAAAGAATTAGGGCTTCAGCCTCGCCAAATTGCTATTTGGTTCCAAAATAGGCGCGCGAGGTGGAAGACAAAGCAACTTGAACATTTGTATGATTCACTTAAACACCAGTTTGAGGTTGTTTCCAAGGAAAAACAGCAGCTTCAGGATGAG gttATGAAGTTGAAAGGAATGTTGAAAGAGCAAGGATGTTGTTCTGGTAGAGTGCAAGGCTGTTATACAGAAGTGTCAGTGGAAGAAACAGAAACAGTAGAAAGCACATCAGAGAGGAAGGGAAAGATTCATCATGAGTTCAACATTGGAGAGGGAAACTGTTGTTTCAATTTAGAGGATTATAACATTCATAACAGTACTGTAGTTCCACTATTGCCTTACTGGCCTTCTGTTTCTTATAACTATCATCCCTGA